A genomic window from Rosettibacter firmus includes:
- a CDS encoding PEGA domain-containing protein has protein sequence MKNKIKISLLFLLFIIITSCKEFIDDGVGPCVHVYKEAIFHISELKDSASNNPISFAKIVSLKINGEKQIGLPLGDKNYGIVYFDSVYYCNFPCGFGIESGTYEFKIVAEGYKDKVVKFENVDYSIKKGGCPSYSDGGKRVSVIMSKK, from the coding sequence ATGAAAAATAAAATTAAAATATCATTGCTGTTTTTATTATTCATCATTATTACTTCTTGCAAAGAGTTCATAGATGACGGAGTAGGTCCCTGTGTTCACGTGTATAAAGAAGCGATATTTCATATTTCTGAATTAAAAGATTCTGCTAGCAATAATCCAATATCATTTGCTAAGATTGTATCACTCAAAATTAATGGGGAAAAACAAATTGGACTTCCCCTTGGTGATAAGAATTATGGTATTGTTTATTTTGATAGCGTTTATTATTGCAATTTCCCATGTGGATTCGGAATTGAATCCGGTACATATGAGTTTAAGATAGTTGCTGAAGGCTATAAAGATAAGGTTGTGAAATTTGAAAATGTAGATTATTCAATCAAAAAAGGTGGATGCCCTTCATATAGTGATGGAGGAAAAAGAGTTTCAGTAATAATGAGTAAGAAATAG
- a CDS encoding VOC family protein yields the protein MKNKPKFGFVVEYVKDIEAAKNFYVEVLGLEVQREHPTYVQFDGFALAADEPMGGEADQELFWLVDNAKSAFSDLSKKTEIILALKDVPFGKVFGVRDPDGRPRYLLEFSKSRPSQPVK from the coding sequence ATGAAAAACAAACCGAAATTTGGGTTCGTCGTGGAATACGTGAAGGACATTGAAGCAGCAAAAAACTTCTATGTCGAAGTACTTGGTCTTGAAGTCCAACGTGAACATCCAACGTATGTGCAGTTTGATGGTTTTGCTCTTGCCGCCGACGAGCCTATGGGCGGTGAGGCCGATCAAGAATTGTTTTGGCTGGTCGATAACGCCAAATCTGCATTCAGCGATTTATCTAAAAAAACTGAAATTATTCTAGCGCTCAAAGATGTCCCATTTGGCAAAGTCTTTGGTGTTAGAGACCCGGACGGGCGACCTCGCTATCTGCTCGAATTCTCCAAAAGTCGTCCAAGTCAACCTGTAAAATGA
- a CDS encoding SDR family NAD(P)-dependent oxidoreductase, producing the protein MKVAIITGGSNGIGKATALELGRRGVGVLLTYHSNERGARDVVRSIELVGAAAVALKLDLARPATFDEFARSTALELERVWKRSTFDYLVNNAGVGGGMVFSEMTEEYFDRMLTTNFKGPFFLTQRLVRLMEDGGSIVNVSSNASRGSFVGYSAYGASKAALTSWTRYLAKELAARRIRVNAVSPGPVRTNLGDGAFDKHPEYIKPLADQTALGRIGEPEDLAKVITNLLSDTFGWVTAQDIEVSGGFLL; encoded by the coding sequence ATGAAAGTTGCAATCATCACGGGTGGCAGTAATGGCATCGGCAAGGCGACGGCGCTCGAGTTGGGCCGGCGCGGGGTTGGCGTCCTACTGACGTATCATTCTAACGAACGAGGGGCACGGGACGTAGTGCGGAGCATCGAGCTGGTCGGGGCGGCCGCCGTCGCGCTGAAACTCGACCTCGCACGCCCAGCGACCTTCGACGAGTTCGCGCGATCAACGGCGCTGGAGCTCGAGAGAGTGTGGAAGCGATCGACTTTCGACTACCTTGTTAACAATGCCGGTGTCGGCGGCGGCATGGTGTTCTCGGAGATGACCGAGGAGTACTTCGACAGAATGCTGACTACGAACTTCAAGGGTCCGTTCTTCCTGACGCAGCGACTGGTCCGCTTGATGGAAGATGGCGGGAGCATCGTCAATGTTTCGAGCAACGCTAGTCGCGGCTCTTTCGTCGGCTACTCCGCCTATGGGGCCTCGAAGGCTGCACTCACTTCGTGGACCCGCTATCTCGCCAAGGAACTCGCCGCGCGGCGGATCCGCGTCAACGCGGTTTCGCCGGGACCCGTCCGCACAAACCTTGGGGACGGAGCGTTCGACAAGCACCCCGAATATATCAAGCCCTTGGCGGATCAAACCGCACTCGGCCGTATCGGTGAGCCGGAGGACCTGGCGAAGGTAATCACGAATCTGCTATCCGACACCTTTGGCTGGGTGACAGCCCAGGACATCGAAGTGTCCGGGGGGTTTCTTCTGTGA
- a CDS encoding integron integrase, with protein sequence MLRGQKNISYNSVNLQKENHKPKLLDLVRTELRVNHYSTKTEEAYVGWIKRYILFHNKRHPNEMGKEEIQNFINHLAVNNNVSSSTQNQALQAILFLYKRILKKEVGWIDEIKHATRVKHLPVVFSKKETAKIIDNLTGIPKLVVSLLYGSGLRLSEALRLRIKDIDFDYKQILVRDGKGEKDRHTILPDSLIPDLKKHLNRVCLKYKEDLKRGKGETILPYALKKKYPNADKEFGWQYAFPADKFIKNKDSGLILRWHIHESTIQRAVKEAIKKAGIIKPGSPHTFRHSFATHLLENGYDIRTIQELLGHHSVKTTMIYTHVLNRGLGVRSPLD encoded by the coding sequence TTGCTTAGAGGGCAGAAAAATATTTCATACAATTCAGTAAATCTTCAGAAAGAAAATCATAAGCCGAAACTGCTCGATTTGGTAAGAACCGAACTGCGAGTTAATCATTACAGCACTAAAACCGAAGAGGCTTATGTTGGTTGGATAAAGAGATACATTCTATTTCACAATAAAAGACATCCGAATGAAATGGGGAAAGAAGAGATTCAGAATTTTATAAATCACCTTGCTGTAAATAATAATGTTTCCAGTTCAACTCAGAACCAGGCGTTGCAGGCAATTCTGTTTTTATATAAAAGAATATTGAAAAAAGAAGTTGGCTGGATAGATGAAATAAAACACGCCACAAGAGTTAAACATTTGCCTGTTGTCTTCTCAAAGAAAGAAACCGCAAAGATTATTGACAATTTAACTGGAATTCCAAAACTAGTTGTATCTCTTCTCTACGGAAGCGGACTAAGATTATCTGAGGCCTTGAGATTAAGAATAAAAGATATCGATTTTGATTATAAACAGATATTGGTTAGAGATGGTAAAGGTGAGAAAGACAGACATACTATTCTACCAGATTCTTTAATTCCCGATTTAAAGAAACATCTAAATAGAGTTTGCTTAAAATACAAAGAAGATTTGAAGAGAGGAAAAGGGGAAACAATTCTTCCTTATGCATTGAAAAAGAAATACCCAAACGCAGACAAGGAATTTGGATGGCAGTATGCTTTTCCTGCTGATAAATTTATAAAAAATAAAGATAGCGGTTTAATTTTGAGATGGCATATTCACGAAAGCACCATCCAAAGAGCTGTTAAAGAAGCAATAAAGAAAGCAGGGATTATAAAACCAGGTAGTCCTCACACGTTCAGGCATAGTTTTGCTACTCACTTATTAGAAAACGGTTATGATATCAGAACAATACAAGAGCTATTGGGGCACCATTCTGTTAAAACAACAATGATATATACCCATGTTTTAAACAGAGGACTTGGAGTTAGAAGTCCGTTAGACTGA
- a CDS encoding DUF72 domain-containing protein, producing the protein MNKEIRVGCCGFPVSHKKYFQVFNCIEINITFYQIPEINTALKWKEESQSYNKDFEFIIKAWQLITHPASSFTYRRLKEKIPENRKKYCGYFQPSEEVFNAWERTKEFAEKLDCNKILFQTPSSFKPTEENKNNLINFFNYINKSKRYHFIWEARGNWSIEEIKEICKKLNLTHCVDPLSPNLNNSVHGKFNYFRIHGNYTGNKINYNYKIDNEAMKKVFLSCDRNINYVMFNNSYMFEDALTFMKNYI; encoded by the coding sequence ATGAATAAAGAAATAAGAGTTGGTTGTTGTGGTTTTCCTGTCTCGCATAAAAAATATTTTCAGGTTTTTAATTGCATTGAAATAAATATCACTTTCTATCAAATTCCAGAAATTAACACAGCACTTAAATGGAAAGAAGAATCTCAAAGCTACAATAAAGATTTTGAGTTCATAATAAAAGCATGGCAATTAATTACACATCCAGCATCAAGTTTTACATACAGAAGATTAAAAGAAAAAATTCCTGAAAATAGAAAAAAATATTGTGGATATTTTCAACCTTCCGAAGAAGTTTTTAATGCGTGGGAAAGAACAAAAGAATTTGCAGAGAAACTTGATTGTAATAAAATATTATTTCAAACACCTTCAAGTTTTAAACCAACCGAAGAAAACAAAAATAACCTGATAAATTTTTTCAATTATATAAACAAATCTAAAAGATATCATTTTATCTGGGAAGCAAGAGGAAACTGGAGTATAGAAGAGATTAAAGAAATTTGTAAAAAATTAAATCTCACACACTGCGTCGATCCATTATCACCAAATTTGAATAACTCAGTACATGGCAAATTTAATTATTTTAGAATTCATGGTAATTACACAGGCAACAAGATTAATTATAACTACAAAATAGATAACGAAGCAATGAAAAAAGTTTTTTTATCGTGTGATAGAAATATTAATTATGTTATGTTCAATAACTCTTATATGTTCGAAGATGCATTAACATTTATGAAAAATTATATTTAA
- a CDS encoding fumarylacetoacetate hydrolase family protein has product MKYIKFKNYEYQVPIGKIVCVGRNYAAHAKELGNEVPEFPVIFLKAASNVIYSGEAVIHPKYSNNLHHEVELVLYIGDTIKNVNEEEAEKAIYGYAVGLDMTLRDLQFEFMKKGDPWTLAKSFDTSAVLSDFILKEDYKLRGDENIILKVNDSIRQNSSIKNMMFSPSKIVKYISEKMTLEKGDLIFTGTPEGVGRVVPGDKIFAEIENVGSLETYIVE; this is encoded by the coding sequence ATGAAATACATAAAATTTAAAAATTATGAGTATCAGGTCCCAATTGGTAAAATAGTTTGTGTAGGAAGAAACTATGCCGCACATGCTAAGGAATTAGGAAATGAAGTTCCTGAATTCCCGGTAATTTTTTTAAAAGCAGCTTCAAATGTTATTTATTCGGGAGAAGCTGTAATTCATCCAAAATATTCCAATAATCTTCATCACGAAGTAGAACTTGTTCTTTATATAGGTGATACAATAAAAAATGTAAACGAAGAAGAAGCTGAAAAAGCTATTTACGGTTATGCTGTAGGTCTCGATATGACATTGCGTGATTTACAGTTTGAATTTATGAAAAAAGGAGATCCATGGACATTAGCAAAAAGTTTTGATACTTCTGCAGTGCTTTCTGATTTTATCTTAAAAGAAGATTATAAATTACGTGGTGATGAAAATATTATTCTAAAAGTTAATGATTCAATCAGACAGAACTCATCTATAAAAAACATGATGTTTTCTCCTTCTAAAATTGTTAAATATATTTCTGAAAAAATGACTCTGGAAAAAGGTGATTTAATATTTACAGGAACACCAGAAGGTGTTGGAAGAGTTGTGCCAGGAGATAAAATATTTGCTGAGATTGAAAATGTTGGTAGTCTTGAGACTTATATAGTTGAATAA
- a CDS encoding S9 family peptidase has product MKKLFVLLLIIFVSNSFAQLPPLIDREVFFGDPEISGAQISPDGKYITFIKPFNNVRNIWIKELNQKFEEARPLTNDTKRPITNYFWSRDSKYILYVQDQGGNENFRVYAVDPKATGDPVPPSRDLTPLENVRAYIYDVPKKTPNEIYIGLNDRNPQLHDVYKLNLTTGERTLIRKNDENVVAWVFDLDGNLRLGVRQTEDGGMEILKVDGDKLIPIYSVSSEESADPYRFTPDGKSFYLVSNKGKNVDKTELLLFNLETNEIKFIERDPENEVDFGGALFSDNTNELLATFYRADRVRIYFKNKEFESAYNKLRKALPDGEISLNSMTDDENLWIVSVSRDIDPGSTYLFDRRTGKVEFLYKSRPNLPSEYLAEMKPIKYKAKDGLVIPAYLVLPKGIPHKNLPTIVFPHGGPWSRDFWGYNSYAQFLANRGYAVLMPNFRGSTGFGKKFLNAGNKQWGRGAMQQDITDGVNYLIKEGIADPKKIGIFGGSYGGYATLAGLAFTPDLYAAGFDFVGPSNIITLLNSIPPYWAPIKKIFTIRVGDPDKPEERKMLEEQSPLNYASNIKAPLFVVQGANDPRVKKTESDQIVVALRDLGRNVEYIVAPDEGHGFLGELNRLAMVVALEKFFAKHLGGRYQQDVREEIQKRLDEITVDVKTVSLPRTEVANEFLNSFDGSKIQPVSSKYVIKIDTRGQKFEINVNRDITKSKLNDKDVFVVVDVATGIMGGNDTLIVDANTLLPIKRNVKQGPATIHLNFGADKIEGQIEAGPQKMPLNIKIDSPVITEGAGIELALKTLPLKKGYKAFFNQIDIMRAGTKKMIVNVLDVEKVTLPSGEYEAYKIEVKPSDGDEGAQTLWLDTNDKILLKSEAKLGAMMGGGTVTSELVK; this is encoded by the coding sequence ATGAAAAAATTATTTGTTCTTTTATTAATCATATTTGTTTCAAATAGTTTTGCCCAGCTACCACCTCTAATCGATCGTGAAGTTTTCTTTGGCGACCCGGAAATTTCGGGAGCTCAAATTTCTCCAGATGGTAAGTATATTACATTTATTAAACCATTCAACAATGTGAGAAATATCTGGATTAAAGAATTAAACCAGAAATTCGAAGAAGCTCGACCACTTACTAACGATACTAAAAGACCTATCACAAATTATTTCTGGTCTCGTGATAGTAAATATATTCTTTATGTTCAGGATCAAGGTGGTAACGAGAATTTTAGAGTTTATGCAGTTGATCCTAAAGCTACTGGAGATCCAGTTCCACCATCAAGAGATTTAACACCTCTTGAAAATGTTAGAGCATATATCTACGATGTTCCTAAAAAAACTCCTAACGAAATTTATATTGGATTGAATGATCGTAATCCTCAACTACACGATGTTTATAAATTAAATCTAACTACAGGCGAAAGAACTTTAATACGTAAGAATGATGAAAATGTAGTTGCGTGGGTTTTCGATTTAGATGGTAATTTAAGACTTGGAGTTCGTCAAACTGAAGATGGAGGAATGGAAATTCTAAAGGTTGATGGGGATAAATTAATTCCTATTTATTCAGTATCGAGTGAAGAATCAGCTGATCCATATAGATTTACTCCTGATGGTAAAAGTTTTTATCTGGTTTCTAACAAAGGTAAAAATGTAGATAAAACAGAATTACTTCTTTTTAATTTAGAAACTAACGAAATAAAATTCATTGAGAGAGATCCTGAAAATGAAGTTGACTTTGGTGGTGCTTTATTTTCTGATAATACAAATGAATTACTTGCTACATTTTATCGTGCAGATCGTGTAAGAATATATTTCAAGAATAAAGAATTTGAAAGTGCTTATAATAAATTACGTAAAGCTCTACCAGATGGAGAAATATCATTAAATTCAATGACCGATGATGAAAATCTCTGGATAGTAAGTGTATCAAGAGATATCGATCCAGGATCTACTTACTTATTTGATAGAAGAACAGGTAAAGTTGAATTTCTTTATAAGTCAAGACCAAATTTACCATCTGAATATCTTGCCGAAATGAAACCAATAAAATATAAAGCTAAAGATGGATTAGTAATTCCAGCTTATTTAGTTTTACCAAAAGGAATTCCACATAAAAATTTACCTACTATAGTTTTTCCTCATGGAGGTCCCTGGTCACGTGATTTCTGGGGATATAATTCTTATGCACAATTTTTAGCAAATCGTGGTTATGCTGTACTGATGCCTAATTTTAGAGGTTCAACTGGATTTGGTAAAAAATTTCTAAATGCTGGAAATAAACAATGGGGACGTGGTGCAATGCAACAGGATATAACCGATGGAGTGAATTATTTAATTAAAGAAGGAATTGCTGATCCTAAAAAAATTGGAATATTTGGTGGTTCTTATGGTGGTTATGCTACACTGGCAGGCCTTGCTTTTACTCCAGATCTATATGCTGCTGGATTTGATTTTGTTGGCCCTTCTAATATTATAACATTATTAAATTCAATTCCTCCTTATTGGGCACCAATTAAAAAAATATTTACAATTAGAGTTGGCGATCCGGATAAACCAGAAGAAAGAAAAATGCTGGAAGAACAATCTCCTCTAAACTATGCAAGTAATATTAAAGCACCATTATTTGTAGTTCAGGGAGCTAACGATCCAAGAGTAAAGAAAACAGAATCCGACCAGATAGTTGTTGCTTTAAGAGATTTAGGTAGAAATGTTGAATACATTGTTGCACCAGATGAAGGACACGGTTTCCTTGGTGAGTTAAATCGACTTGCAATGGTTGTAGCTTTAGAAAAATTTTTTGCAAAACATCTTGGTGGAAGATATCAACAGGATGTTCGAGAAGAAATACAAAAAAGACTTGATGAAATTACTGTTGATGTTAAAACTGTTTCGCTGCCCAGAACAGAAGTTGCTAATGAGTTTCTTAATTCTTTTGATGGTTCAAAAATTCAACCAGTTTCATCAAAATATGTTATAAAGATTGATACACGAGGACAAAAATTTGAAATAAATGTAAATAGAGATATCACTAAATCGAAATTAAATGATAAAGATGTTTTTGTTGTTGTTGATGTTGCTACCGGAATTATGGGAGGCAATGATACTCTAATTGTAGATGCAAATACTCTATTACCAATTAAAAGAAATGTTAAACAGGGACCAGCAACAATTCATTTAAATTTTGGTGCCGATAAAATAGAGGGACAGATAGAAGCTGGTCCTCAAAAGATGCCATTAAATATAAAAATTGATTCACCGGTTATTACAGAAGGAGCAGGTATAGAATTAGCACTTAAAACATTACCTTTGAAGAAAGGTTATAAAGCATTTTTTAATCAAATTGATATTATGAGAGCAGGTACTAAAAAGATGATAGTAAATGTTCTTGATGTAGAAAAAGTAACTTTACCTTCCGGTGAATATGAAGCATATAAAATAGAAGTTAAACCATCAGATGGTGATGAAGGTGCTCAAACACTATGGCTTGATACTAATGATAAAATACTTTTGAAATCCGAAGCAAAATTAGGTGCAATGATGGGTGGAGGTACAGTAACATCAGAATTGGTTAAATAA
- a CDS encoding YajQ family cyclic di-GMP-binding protein, translating to MATNHSFDIVSEIDFQEVDNAINQALKEIQQRYDLKDSKTEFILNKKEKVITLNTKDDYSRKQSIDILQSKFIKRGISIKAMKLNEPEPAAGGRIKQIINLQSGISKENAKKITKMIKESRLKVNAQIQDEQIRVIASKIDDLQAVIKLIKEADLDFPVQFTNYK from the coding sequence ATGGCAACAAATCATTCATTTGACATTGTTTCTGAAATTGATTTTCAGGAAGTAGATAATGCAATCAATCAGGCATTAAAAGAAATTCAGCAACGGTATGACTTAAAAGATTCAAAAACAGAATTTATTCTTAACAAAAAAGAAAAAGTAATTACACTTAATACAAAAGACGACTATTCTCGCAAACAATCAATTGATATACTTCAATCAAAATTCATTAAACGTGGTATATCAATTAAAGCAATGAAATTAAATGAGCCAGAACCAGCTGCAGGTGGAAGAATAAAACAAATTATAAACTTACAGAGTGGAATTTCAAAGGAAAATGCAAAGAAGATAACAAAAATGATCAAAGAGAGTAGATTAAAAGTAAATGCTCAAATTCAAGATGAACAAATCAGAGTTATTGCATCTAAAATTGATGACCTTCAAGCAGTTATAAAATTAATCAAAGAAGCTGATTTAGATTTTCCAGTTCAATTTACTAATTACAAGTAA
- a CDS encoding TonB-dependent receptor, translated as MKKVQLIFSFLTLIILLLGGTLWAQGVTSAALNGRVVDQNGNPLPGANIIAVHQPSGTQYGTTSREDGRYNLLGLRVGGPYKVTVSYVGYTTQVEEGFSLELGQNLRIDFKLPEQAVELGGVTVTAEKGAILSQARTGAAQTVTPRAIEALPTISRSFQSFAKLSPLFSGTDLGAAGRTSRYNNIQIDGTQYNDLFGLGSTGTPGGQTFTNPISLDAISEFQVVIAPYDVRQSGFTGGGINAITRSGTNKLSASAYFYGRNQDLVGKYKVNGTTSKAVDEFKEYQYGFRVGGPILRDKLFFFVNGELTANDNPAPNISLISGFGGKTPAELKALADQVKAALLAKGFNPGSYEDVTLEQPSTKLFLRFDYNLATNHKLTLRHNYVDAFAEKFYNYRQVNTLLFDTQPYKMSNTTNSTVLILNSTFGNTMSNELIAGFTMIRDKRKGISADAPEVLIKELNGTFSFYAGPDRFSSANKLDQDIIELTDNFNIFAGDHTFTIGTHNEIFRFSNLFARSAFGYYEYNSLADFQNEKVAFYQRVYSRKGDPRDPKAIPAAEFSVVQLGFYVQDEWTVSPRLKLNYGLRIDVPVFPDKPDANPLVTQYFPDYKTDRVPSGNLLWSPRIGFNWDASGDRTTQVRGGLGVFTGRIPYVWMSNNFGNAGTFTAEVRNSGTGLLFRADPYNQYIAGDPGTGAARLQSEIDLVDPDLKLPQLLRLNVGVDQQLPFGFIGTFEVLYSKNLNEMLYRKVNLNAPIAKVSIIGTGLDGRPIYGGTNSGGGNFYDVLELYNTSSGYQYNLVFQIQRNVLRGISVNAGYTYGQAKDKNSLNSSQAQSQMRYNPIDIDPNSPKLTTSQWEIEHRVFASVSYTEEFFKNAPTTISLFYNGQSGSPYSYIVYGDLNNDGFDYNDLFYVPRNSSEILLGKIVNKQYVPADTKMYEDLEAFIKNDEYLSAYRGKIFERNAAKEPWQQYLDLRVTQDIPDLWGLGRFQLSVDILNVLNLLNSEWGRVETVGSSTYRIVTLQGRVDENGNVNSNPALNTRPVYSFSKPNNNKAAQVSDMASRWRMQVGLRYSF; from the coding sequence ATGAAAAAAGTTCAACTAATATTTTCTTTCCTAACTCTTATAATTTTATTGCTGGGAGGAACACTCTGGGCACAGGGTGTAACTTCAGCAGCACTAAATGGTAGAGTAGTTGACCAGAATGGTAATCCTCTACCAGGTGCAAATATTATTGCAGTGCATCAACCATCAGGTACTCAATACGGAACAACCTCTCGAGAAGATGGTAGATACAATCTGCTTGGTTTAAGAGTAGGAGGACCTTATAAAGTTACAGTTTCTTATGTTGGATATACCACACAAGTAGAAGAAGGCTTCTCTCTTGAGTTAGGTCAAAATCTCAGGATCGATTTTAAATTACCAGAACAAGCTGTAGAATTAGGTGGTGTTACAGTAACTGCAGAAAAAGGAGCAATCTTGAGTCAGGCAAGAACTGGTGCTGCTCAAACTGTAACTCCAAGAGCTATTGAAGCTCTACCAACTATTAGTAGAAGTTTTCAAAGTTTTGCAAAACTATCCCCTTTATTTTCAGGAACAGATTTAGGAGCTGCTGGACGTACAAGTCGTTATAACAATATTCAAATTGATGGTACACAGTATAATGACTTATTTGGATTGGGTTCAACAGGAACTCCAGGTGGTCAGACATTCACAAATCCAATAAGTCTGGATGCAATAAGTGAATTTCAGGTTGTTATAGCACCTTATGATGTTCGTCAAAGTGGATTTACTGGTGGTGGAATTAATGCTATTACACGCAGTGGAACCAATAAACTTTCTGCTTCTGCTTATTTCTATGGAAGAAATCAAGATTTAGTTGGTAAATACAAAGTAAATGGTACTACTTCAAAAGCTGTTGATGAATTCAAAGAATATCAATATGGATTTAGAGTGGGTGGTCCTATATTAAGAGATAAATTATTTTTCTTTGTAAATGGTGAATTGACCGCTAATGATAATCCAGCTCCAAATATTTCTTTAATTAGTGGTTTTGGAGGAAAAACTCCTGCAGAATTAAAAGCACTGGCAGATCAGGTAAAGGCTGCTTTACTTGCTAAAGGATTTAATCCTGGTTCATACGAAGATGTAACACTTGAACAACCAAGTACAAAATTATTCTTAAGATTTGATTATAACCTTGCAACAAATCATAAACTAACATTAAGACATAATTATGTAGATGCCTTTGCAGAAAAGTTTTACAACTATCGTCAGGTAAATACTTTATTGTTTGATACTCAACCTTATAAGATGAGCAATACAACTAACTCAACAGTATTGATATTAAACAGCACTTTTGGAAACACAATGTCGAATGAATTGATTGCTGGTTTTACAATGATTAGAGATAAAAGAAAAGGTATCTCTGCCGATGCACCAGAAGTTTTAATTAAAGAATTAAATGGTACTTTCAGTTTCTATGCTGGTCCAGATAGATTTTCATCTGCTAATAAATTAGATCAGGATATTATTGAATTGACTGATAACTTCAATATATTTGCTGGCGACCACACATTTACTATTGGTACTCACAATGAAATATTTAGATTTTCAAATTTATTTGCTCGTTCTGCATTTGGATATTATGAATATAATAGCTTAGCAGATTTCCAGAATGAAAAAGTTGCATTCTACCAGAGAGTTTATTCAAGAAAGGGAGATCCAAGAGATCCAAAAGCAATTCCTGCAGCAGAATTTTCAGTTGTTCAATTAGGATTTTATGTTCAGGATGAATGGACTGTATCACCAAGATTGAAATTAAATTATGGATTACGTATTGATGTTCCTGTATTCCCGGATAAACCAGATGCAAATCCATTAGTAACCCAATACTTCCCGGATTACAAAACAGATAGAGTTCCAAGTGGAAATTTACTATGGTCTCCTCGAATTGGATTTAACTGGGATGCTTCTGGAGATAGAACAACTCAGGTTCGTGGTGGATTAGGAGTATTTACTGGTCGTATTCCTTATGTCTGGATGTCAAATAACTTCGGTAATGCTGGTACATTTACTGCAGAAGTTAGAAATTCAGGAACAGGTTTGCTCTTTAGAGCAGATCCTTACAATCAATACATTGCTGGCGATCCTGGTACAGGTGCTGCAAGATTACAATCAGAAATTGATTTAGTAGATCCAGACTTAAAGCTTCCTCAATTATTAAGATTAAATGTTGGTGTTGATCAACAATTACCATTTGGTTTCATTGGTACTTTTGAAGTTCTTTATTCAAAGAACCTCAATGAAATGTTATATAGAAAAGTTAACTTAAATGCACCAATAGCAAAAGTATCAATTATTGGAACTGGACTTGATGGTCGCCCAATTTATGGTGGTACTAATTCAGGTGGTGGCAATTTCTACGATGTTCTTGAGTTATACAACACAAGTTCTGGTTATCAATATAATTTAGTATTCCAGATACAGAGAAATGTTTTACGTGGAATTTCTGTTAATGCTGGTTATACTTATGGACAGGCAAAAGATAAAAATAGCTTGAATTCTTCTCAGGCACAATCTCAAATGAGATATAATCCAATTGATATTGATCCTAATAGTCCAAAATTAACTACTTCACAGTGGGAAATTGAACATCGTGTATTTGCTTCAGTTTCTTACACAGAAGAGTTCTTTAAGAATGCACCAACAACAATTTCATTATTCTATAATGGTCAAAGCGGTTCACCATATTCATATATAGTTTATGGTGATTTAAATAATGATGGCTTTGATTATAATGACTTATTCTATGTACCGAGAAATAGTTCAGAAATATTACTTGGTAAAATTGTTAATAAACAATATGTACCAGCAGATACTAAAATGTATGAAGATTTAGAAGCATTCATAAAGAACGATGAATATTTAAGTGCTTATAGAGGAAAGATTTTTGAAAGAAACGCTGCTAAAGAACCATGGCAACAATATCTTGATTTGAGAGTAACTCAAGATATTCCAGATTTATGGGGATTGGGTAGATTCCAGCTTTCTGTTGATATTCTTAATGTTCTAAATCTTCTCAATAGTGAATGGGGAAGAGTTGAAACTGTTGGTAGTTCAACTTATCGTATAGTTACTTTACAGGGAAGAGTTGATGAAAATGGTAATGTTAACTCAAATCCAGCTTTGAATACTCGTCCAGTTTATTCATTCTCTAAACCAAATAATAATAAAGCTGCTCAGGTTAGCGATATGGCATCACGCTGGAGAATGCAGGTTGGTTTGAGATATAGTTTCTAA